The following proteins are co-located in the Acidobacteriota bacterium genome:
- a CDS encoding radical SAM protein, with amino-acid sequence MHKPIKYVEKGLTYVAKGAWSVFDTLNHLRPAPAFTPKWSEKPLLKSWQKVKPPLGWPRETDSLCPVCVREARQEILDGKRDVSILLNEKVGEIKATILERDGKILMVKDCPIHGHFEDVMAIDTDFFRHLEESFPGSDIVAHADEHLHNHGSSTIKYGRGAVLTIDLTNRCNMMCDPCFMDANQVGFVHELSWDDIKTLLDNAISLKPKRQMSVQFSGGEPTLSPYFLDAVRYAKKVGYNSVQAATNGIEFAKSPEFCRAAAEAGLRYVYLQFDGIGNAANSHRLVGNLFDVKLRAIENLWANGVDIVPVVTIVNGVNNEQVGRIIQFALDNPRKISFLSFQPVSFTGRDEEVTDERRHAQRYTLSHLAHDVKNQTGLGEPVRDWFPISFMGTFSDWADHLHGPQADWGSLSCGCHPNCGVGMAVMIDKITKEAVPVTAFLDADTLPKDIQRVTDAGRGRFLSVVGMALAVMKAYDPFKAPTHFKLIDMLKKMDKTFNATGRDYGKVGGDRTLADVDKRRQDRWNFLFIAGMWFQDLFNYDFRRTERCIIPYATQEGEISFCAYNTGIGWRNIIEKMHMTATLTKWYDEHGRHEIFAGGKKVQLDSVEHSLVLDPEAVAIGRQTDLDEKGIAKTAREEKLRARDEARKQQHEHERMMKLYRQHVLKEQAVPESPVMQIQGLKK; translated from the coding sequence ATGCACAAGCCTATCAAGTACGTGGAAAAGGGGTTGACCTACGTCGCCAAGGGCGCGTGGTCGGTGTTCGACACGCTGAACCACCTCCGCCCTGCCCCGGCTTTCACGCCAAAGTGGTCCGAGAAGCCGCTCCTCAAGTCGTGGCAGAAGGTGAAGCCGCCGCTCGGGTGGCCGCGCGAGACCGACTCGCTGTGCCCGGTGTGCGTGCGTGAGGCCCGTCAGGAGATCCTCGACGGCAAGAGGGACGTGAGCATCCTCCTCAACGAGAAGGTGGGCGAGATCAAGGCCACGATCCTCGAGCGCGACGGCAAGATCCTGATGGTGAAGGACTGCCCGATCCATGGCCACTTCGAGGACGTGATGGCCATCGATACGGACTTCTTCCGCCATCTCGAGGAGTCGTTCCCCGGCTCCGACATCGTCGCGCACGCCGACGAGCACCTGCACAACCACGGATCGAGCACGATCAAGTACGGCCGCGGGGCGGTGCTGACGATCGACCTGACGAACCGCTGCAACATGATGTGCGACCCGTGCTTCATGGACGCGAACCAGGTCGGGTTCGTGCACGAGTTGAGCTGGGACGACATCAAGACGCTGCTCGACAACGCCATCAGCCTCAAGCCGAAGCGGCAGATGTCGGTGCAGTTCTCGGGCGGCGAGCCGACGCTCTCGCCCTACTTCCTCGATGCGGTGCGCTACGCGAAGAAGGTCGGGTACAACTCGGTGCAGGCGGCGACCAACGGGATCGAGTTCGCCAAGAGCCCCGAGTTCTGCCGGGCGGCCGCGGAGGCCGGGCTGCGCTACGTGTACCTGCAGTTTGACGGCATCGGCAACGCCGCCAACTCGCACCGGCTCGTCGGCAACCTGTTCGACGTGAAGCTGCGCGCCATCGAGAACCTGTGGGCGAACGGCGTCGACATCGTGCCCGTCGTCACCATCGTCAACGGGGTGAACAACGAGCAGGTGGGGCGCATCATCCAGTTCGCGCTCGACAACCCGCGCAAGATCAGCTTCCTCTCGTTCCAGCCGGTGTCCTTCACCGGGCGCGACGAAGAGGTGACCGACGAGCGGCGGCACGCGCAGCGCTACACGCTGTCGCACCTCGCGCACGACGTGAAGAACCAGACCGGCCTCGGCGAGCCGGTCCGCGACTGGTTCCCCATCTCGTTCATGGGGACCTTCAGCGACTGGGCCGACCACCTCCACGGCCCGCAGGCCGACTGGGGCTCGCTCTCGTGCGGGTGCCACCCGAACTGCGGCGTCGGCATGGCGGTGATGATCGACAAGATCACGAAGGAGGCCGTGCCGGTCACGGCGTTCCTCGACGCCGACACGCTGCCGAAGGACATTCAGCGCGTGACGGACGCGGGCCGCGGCCGGTTCCTGTCGGTCGTCGGCATGGCGCTCGCGGTGATGAAGGCGTACGACCCGTTCAAGGCGCCGACGCACTTCAAGCTGATCGACATGCTGAAGAAGATGGACAAGACGTTCAACGCGACCGGCCGCGACTACGGCAAGGTCGGCGGCGACCGGACGCTGGCCGACGTCGACAAGCGGCGGCAGGACCGGTGGAACTTCCTGTTCATCGCCGGTATGTGGTTCCAGGACCTCTTCAACTACGACTTCCGCCGCACCGAGCGCTGCATCATCCCCTACGCGACGCAGGAGGGCGAGATCAGCTTCTGTGCCTACAACACCGGCATCGGCTGGCGGAACATCATCGAGAAGATGCACATGACGGCGACGCTCACGAAGTGGTACGACGAGCACGGGCGTCACGAGATCTTCGCGGGCGGCAAGAAGGTGCAGCTCGACTCGGTGGAGCACTCGCTGGTGCTCGACCCCGAGGCGGTCGCGATCGGCCGCCAGACCGACCTCGACGAAAAGGGCATCGCGAAGACGGCGCGCGAAGAGAAGCTGCGCGCGCGAGACGAGGCGCGGAAGCAGCAGCACGAGCACGAGCGGATGATGAAGCTGTACCGCCAGCACGTGCTCAAGGAGCAGGCCGTGCCCGAGTCGCCCGTGATGCAGATTCAGGGACTGAAGAAGTAG
- a CDS encoding ABC transporter permease: MRTLWMDLVFAVRLMRQGPAFTAAVVLTLGLGIGATTAMFSVVDATLVRGLPYPDARRLVQITMTKEGTFDEMEASYPAFLDWKAQSRSFVSLAGYQGSGGAARFGSLPPRPVESALVTADFFRTLGVEPALGRDFPPGDEDPADKQEVIVSHGLWQREFGSDPGIIDTTFTFNGATHTIIGVLPAGFSLPPIAPAEVYRPVERLPFQMRRNLHWLNVIGRLAPGVSLEEAAAEMAVISDRLGRQYPDSELDIGTRIVTLREAILGDIRPILILLLAAATLLLLVAWANVINLLLARLVNRRQEMAVRAALGASRTRLVRQSLTESLALTATGAFAGLILAQWAVGALRSAVPESLLRFMPYLLEASVDGRVLAFVAGLTLLVGIALGLAPLAQREPDGPQVVLNEHPRATAGAASHRLRAVLVGGEIALAVILLSGALLTTRSLVAMLDEDPGFDPAHLAAVRVLLPADRYPDAARMVPALREIQARLSALPGVKGVGLTNRAPFQEGNTVRFRREHEPAASAGEQAEAMTRSVDPAYFEVLRARLVRGRAFDTRDAGDGPPVLIVNRTLAERYFPGQDALGQRIVFTFAPDQPAREIVGIVEDVREAALDAARQPVVYNPLMRSGARVVEVVLRTAGDAASIIAPTAAALEEIDAELLVLRGTTMEAIVSGSPWVFIRQYPATLTSVFAFSALLLAAIGLFGTISYLVAQRTREIGIRMALGARPVDVLRHIMGRGLASALAGVAAGTVGAVALARVAESLLFGVSARDPLTFLLVPLLVIAVAAAATYVPARRATGLDPTAALRDHT; encoded by the coding sequence ATGCGGACGCTATGGATGGATCTCGTCTTCGCCGTCCGGCTGATGCGGCAGGGCCCGGCGTTCACGGCCGCCGTGGTGCTGACGCTCGGTCTCGGCATCGGCGCCACCACCGCCATGTTCAGCGTCGTCGACGCGACGCTCGTTCGCGGGCTGCCCTATCCCGACGCTCGTCGCCTGGTGCAGATCACCATGACGAAGGAGGGGACCTTCGACGAAATGGAGGCCAGCTACCCGGCCTTCCTCGACTGGAAGGCGCAGAGCCGCTCGTTCGTGTCGCTCGCCGGATACCAGGGGAGCGGGGGCGCGGCGCGCTTCGGCAGTCTTCCGCCCCGTCCAGTGGAGAGCGCCCTCGTCACCGCGGACTTCTTCAGGACGCTCGGTGTGGAGCCGGCGCTCGGCCGCGACTTCCCGCCAGGCGACGAAGATCCCGCCGACAAGCAAGAGGTGATTGTCTCCCATGGCCTGTGGCAGCGGGAGTTCGGTAGTGACCCCGGCATCATCGACACCACCTTTACGTTCAACGGCGCGACCCACACGATCATCGGCGTGCTGCCGGCCGGCTTTTCGCTGCCGCCGATCGCCCCGGCCGAGGTCTATCGGCCCGTCGAGCGCCTGCCGTTCCAGATGCGGCGCAACCTGCACTGGCTGAACGTGATCGGGCGTCTCGCGCCAGGCGTCAGCCTCGAGGAGGCTGCCGCGGAAATGGCGGTGATCTCCGATCGTCTCGGCCGGCAGTATCCGGACTCCGAGCTGGACATCGGCACGCGGATCGTCACCCTGCGCGAGGCGATTCTCGGTGACATCCGGCCGATCCTGATCCTCTTGCTCGCGGCGGCCACACTGCTCCTGCTCGTCGCCTGGGCCAACGTCATCAACCTCCTGCTGGCCAGGCTGGTGAACCGGCGGCAGGAGATGGCCGTGCGCGCGGCGCTCGGCGCCTCGCGAACGCGCCTCGTGCGTCAGTCGCTGACCGAATCGCTCGCGCTCACGGCGACGGGCGCGTTCGCGGGACTCATCCTCGCGCAGTGGGCGGTGGGCGCGCTGCGGTCCGCAGTGCCGGAGTCGCTGTTGCGCTTCATGCCGTACCTGCTCGAGGCGTCGGTCGATGGCCGGGTGCTGGCGTTCGTGGCGGGACTGACCTTGCTCGTCGGGATCGCGCTCGGCCTGGCGCCGCTGGCGCAGCGCGAGCCCGACGGGCCGCAGGTCGTGTTGAACGAACACCCGCGTGCGACGGCTGGGGCCGCGAGCCACCGCCTGCGCGCCGTGCTCGTCGGCGGCGAGATCGCGCTGGCCGTCATCCTGTTGTCCGGGGCGTTGCTGACCACGCGCAGTCTGGTGGCGATGTTGGACGAGGATCCCGGGTTCGATCCGGCGCACCTGGCCGCGGTCCGCGTGCTGCTCCCGGCCGACCGGTACCCGGATGCCGCGCGCATGGTGCCGGCCCTGCGGGAGATCCAGGCGCGGCTCTCGGCGCTGCCCGGCGTGAAAGGCGTGGGCCTGACCAATCGCGCGCCCTTTCAGGAAGGCAATACGGTGCGCTTCCGCCGGGAGCACGAACCGGCCGCGTCGGCGGGCGAGCAGGCCGAAGCCATGACCCGGTCCGTCGACCCCGCGTACTTCGAGGTGCTGAGAGCGCGACTCGTCCGCGGGCGCGCCTTCGACACGCGCGACGCAGGCGACGGCCCGCCGGTGCTCATCGTCAACCGTACGCTGGCGGAGCGGTACTTCCCGGGACAGGACGCCCTCGGCCAGCGGATCGTGTTCACGTTCGCCCCCGATCAGCCCGCGCGCGAGATCGTCGGCATCGTCGAGGACGTGCGGGAAGCCGCACTCGATGCGGCCCGCCAGCCGGTCGTCTACAACCCACTGATGCGCTCGGGCGCGCGCGTCGTCGAGGTCGTGTTGCGCACAGCCGGCGATGCGGCGTCGATCATCGCTCCCACAGCAGCCGCGCTGGAGGAAATCGATGCCGAACTGCTCGTGCTGCGCGGCACGACCATGGAGGCAATCGTGTCGGGTTCGCCGTGGGTGTTCATCCGGCAGTATCCGGCGACGCTGACGTCGGTCTTCGCCTTCTCGGCGCTGCTGCTGGCGGCGATTGGACTGTTCGGGACGATCTCGTATCTCGTCGCGCAGCGGACGCGGGAGATTGGAATCCGCATGGCGCTCGGCGCACGGCCGGTCGATGTGTTGCGCCACATCATGGGTCGCGGCCTCGCCTCGGCGCTGGCGGGCGTGGCCGCGGGCACCGTGGGCGCGGTGGCGCTGGCCCGCGTGGCCGAGAGCCTGCTGTTCGGCGTCTCGGCCCGCGATCCGCTGACCTTCCTGCTCGTGCCGCTCCTCGTCATCGCCGTCGCAGCCGCCGCGACGTATGTCCCGGCGCGCCGTGCCACGGGCCTCGACCCGACGGCCGCGCTCCGGGACCACACGTGA
- a CDS encoding PLP-dependent aminotransferase family protein, whose protein sequence is MARTPADTTRTSRRAAHRGARPARRATPSPRPTPTNDPLDEVFRGFAPPLRPRYRHLARVLESAIADGRLGSGERLPPERALAARLGLSRTTVVAAYRELEARGLVRAHVGRGTFVCAAVESSGAPFAWRGKVAAAAARSSAPYIRDLLRQATDPRLVSFAAGLPALDGFPEEAFRRAIDRAAAHAVPPVWGHGPTEGVPRLRTALAGRIGLAPEHVLVLSGAQQGLDLIARCLIDPGDVVVMDRPGYLGAIQVFRAAGARLVGWDLAREDLAELEDLVIRHRPKLLYTNPTFQNPTGHTLSLAARRDLLDLAARYRLPLVEDDTYRGLHFAQPPPAPLRELDTQGLVIYVSTFSKVLAPGLRLGWIAATPTIVEQLTLVKQRSDPHTQNLVQEAVAAFLSDGGFDRHLARLRTEHEQRAAAVLEACRRHLPAGHLRLTRPLGGLYLWGQLRLGLRARDVLTRALADGVAFVAGEVFYPDEDGGAGELRLCFTSVARARIDEGIERLARALAASRAQASVPLLPLV, encoded by the coding sequence ATGGCCAGGACACCAGCCGACACCACTCGGACGTCTCGACGGGCGGCCCACCGTGGGGCACGGCCGGCACGCCGCGCGACACCCTCGCCTCGCCCCACGCCGACGAACGATCCGCTCGACGAGGTCTTCCGGGGCTTCGCGCCGCCTCTGCGGCCGCGTTACCGCCATCTCGCCCGGGTGCTCGAATCGGCGATCGCCGACGGCCGGCTGGGGTCGGGCGAACGTCTGCCGCCGGAGCGCGCGCTCGCGGCGCGGCTCGGCCTCAGCCGGACGACGGTTGTCGCCGCCTACCGCGAGCTCGAGGCACGGGGTCTCGTCCGGGCGCACGTGGGGCGCGGAACGTTCGTGTGTGCGGCGGTCGAGTCGAGCGGCGCGCCCTTTGCCTGGCGCGGCAAGGTCGCGGCCGCCGCCGCCCGAAGCTCCGCCCCCTACATTCGCGATCTGCTGCGCCAGGCCACCGACCCGCGGCTCGTGTCGTTTGCCGCCGGACTGCCCGCGCTCGATGGCTTCCCCGAGGAGGCGTTCCGCAGAGCGATCGACCGCGCCGCGGCGCACGCGGTGCCCCCCGTGTGGGGGCATGGGCCTACCGAGGGTGTCCCGCGGCTTCGCACGGCGCTCGCCGGCCGCATCGGCCTCGCCCCCGAACACGTCCTGGTGCTGTCGGGCGCGCAGCAGGGCCTCGACCTGATCGCCCGGTGCCTGATCGATCCGGGAGACGTCGTCGTCATGGACCGCCCTGGGTACCTCGGCGCCATCCAGGTCTTCCGCGCAGCCGGCGCGCGGCTCGTCGGCTGGGATCTCGCACGCGAGGACCTGGCCGAACTCGAAGATCTCGTGATCCGGCACCGGCCAAAGCTGCTCTACACCAACCCGACGTTCCAGAACCCGACCGGCCACACCTTGTCGCTGGCCGCGCGACGCGACCTGCTCGACCTCGCGGCGCGCTACCGCTTGCCGCTCGTCGAAGACGACACCTACCGCGGGCTGCACTTCGCGCAGCCGCCGCCTGCTCCCCTGCGGGAGCTCGACACGCAGGGTCTCGTCATCTACGTCAGCACGTTCTCGAAGGTGCTGGCGCCCGGACTGCGGCTCGGCTGGATCGCCGCCACGCCCACCATCGTCGAGCAACTGACGCTGGTGAAACAGCGCAGTGACCCTCACACCCAGAATCTCGTGCAGGAGGCCGTGGCCGCCTTCCTCAGTGACGGCGGATTCGATCGTCATCTCGCGCGGCTGCGCACGGAGCACGAGCAGAGGGCCGCGGCCGTGCTCGAGGCGTGCCGGAGGCACCTGCCCGCGGGCCACCTCAGGCTGACGAGGCCGCTCGGCGGGTTGTACCTCTGGGGGCAGCTGCGGCTGGGACTCCGCGCGCGCGACGTGTTGACGCGCGCGCTGGCGGACGGCGTGGCGTTCGTCGCCGGAGAGGTCTTCTATCCCGACGAGGACGGGGGGGCGGGGGAGCTTCGCCTGTGCTTCACCAGCGTGGCGCGGGCGCGCATCGACGAGGGCATCGAGCGTCTCGCGCGGGCGCTGGCCGCAAGCCGCGCCCAGGCCTCGGTGCCCCTGCTCCCCCTGGTCTGA